The Thalassophryne amazonica chromosome 6, fThaAma1.1, whole genome shotgun sequence genome includes a region encoding these proteins:
- the dnase1l1 gene encoding LOW QUALITY PROTEIN: deoxyribonuclease-1-like 1 (The sequence of the model RefSeq protein was modified relative to this genomic sequence to represent the inferred CDS: inserted 1 base in 1 codon; deleted 1 base in 1 codon; substituted 2 bases at 2 genomic stop codons), protein MRNSSFLLLLVGVCLVQAASSFKICAFNLHSFGDSKADKPMVMSILVMIIARYDVCLLQEVRDKRQTALPRLLERLNRYDTQHQYEAVSSDRLGRSEVYQEQYVFVYRXGFFLTFXHLLVKITGTYQYPDIRPGDVDAFSREPFIVRIKAPATAIKEFVLIAQHTTPTNTTKELDSLYDVLQDVKKMWKTEDVMLLGDFNADCGYLPXKNRKHVRLITDSSLTWLILENADTTVLSSTNCAYDRIVVNGQRLLRATVAFSAKPFNFQKEYKLTEEQARDVSDHYPVEVELKSSAQQQAALSLLLLLLSFTVTCS, encoded by the exons ATGAGAAATtcctccttcctcctcctcctcgtggGGGTGTGCCTTGTCCAGGCAGCTTCAAGTTTTAAAATCTGCGCTTTCAATCTCCATAGTTTTGGAGACTCCAAAGCTGACAAGCCAATGGTTATGAGCATTCTGGTCATG ATTATTGCCCGCTATGATGTGTGTCTACTTCAGGAAGTGCGAGACAAAAGACAAACAGCTTTACCACGGCTGCTTGAACGGCTTAACAG GTATGATACTCAGCATCAGTATGAAGCTGTGTCCAGTGACAGACTGGGAAGGTCTGAGGTCTACCAGGAACAATACGTGTTTGTCTATAGGTGAGGTTTCTTTTTGACATTTTGACATCTATTGGT TAAAATCACTGGGACATATCAGTACCCTGATATTCGTCCTGGAGACGTCGATGCTTTCTCCAGAGAGCCGTTTATTGTCCGCATCAAAGCTCCAGCGACGG CTATAAAGGAGTTTGTCCTGATAGCTCAGCACACCACTCCAACCAACACCACGAAGGAGCTCGATTCACTTTATGACGTTTTGCAAGATGTCAAGAAGATGTGGAAAACGGAG GATGTGATGCTTCTCGGGGACTTCAATGCTGACTGTGGCTACCTCC AGAAGAACAGGAAGCACGTGCGCCTGATCACTGATTCAAGCCTTACTTGGCTTATTCTAGAAAATGCAGACACCACTGTGCTGTCATCAACCAACTGTGCCTACGACAG gaTTGTTGTAAATGGACAAAGGTTACTCAGAGCAACTGTGGCCTTTTCAGCCAAA CCTTTTAACTTCCAAAAGGAATATAAACTCACAGAGGAACAG GCGAGGGATGTCAGTGACCATTATCCTGTGGAAGTGGAACTAAAGTCGTCTGCACAGCAACAAGCTGCACtgagcctcctcctcctcctcctctcttttACAGTCACCTGTAGTTGA